The Desulfofalx alkaliphila DSM 12257 genome contains the following window.
ATTTATTGATTCTGGACGAGCTGGGGTACATCCCACTCCATAAAGCCGGGGCGGAATTGCTTTTTCAAGTAATTTCATTATGCTACGAAGGCAAAAGTATAATTATCACAACCAATTTATCATTTTCTCAATGGAACCATGTTTTTGTAGACCAGATACTAACCGAAGCTGTAATTGACCGATTAATTCATCATTCACAGTTGCTGATATTTAACGGGGAGAGTTTTAGATACAAAGAATCATTACTGAAAAACTAGAATTTTGGGATGTTGGCAAGTAAATGCATTTTTAACTGCCATTACATACATTTCCTACTTGCCAAATACAGCTTTTCCTAAAATTTTGTCTTCACTATATTTTATTTGCCTTTTGAAAGTTCCATTATCAGATATTATTGTTATATCATCAAACTTGTCATTCTTACTTTCCTTTTTATCAATCTTAAATTTTGCATTATTAGTTGTTAATAATTGTTCTACAATAAATAATGCAGACAATAGATCTTGATATTCATATCCTTTATGAGCGTGTTCCAGGCTCATAATGATCCCCTCCAGATTAGTTCCCTTATAATACTCAACTTTTACTATTTAAATGTCGTTCATCAGAGAAATTACTGTTTTACATCCTAAATACTTAAGTAAATATCTCATTATTTTTTATCGCAAACAATTCAACATAATTTAATTATACAACAAATGGAAGAATTTTGTCATTTTCACATAGAATATAAAATAAAGACTATGACCGATTGTCATAGTCCGAATATTAGCACATTATAATTGGTTAATTTTATTTCTCATTGATTCTCTACTCGGATTTAAATAAAGAAGTGTAGTATGAACATTACCATGGCCTACTTTTTTAGTTTTTCCTTTAGATCCAAAATATACTGGTTCGAATAACTTTGATACTTCTCCCTATTTAGGTGATAGAATAAATTGGGAATGGGAGAAAAGTTTTTTCTTCTTTCATAAATACAATGTTGAATCTCTTTGGCTTTATTTAAAATGTCTTCTTTGGTGAATTCCTCAATGTTTTCATAAATTTGATATAGGCTATCGTTAATATCTTTACTACTTTTAATGTTTTTATAGTTCTTATATATATAAGAAAGTCTATCTACTACAATTGTTAATATGGGGTATAGTTTTATTATTAAATTTTCTACACTATTATTCCAAAAAATAACAACATATACTGATAGCAAAATTACAAGCAATAATATATTTAGTTTTTGATACTTCATTCTTAGTTGAGTTTCCCAATCACTATTTTCTATTTGACAAAGTATAATTGCTTTTTCAATAGAAACTCCTGATACATCTGAATACCAATCCTTAACCCCTTTTTGCTGCCCATTACGACTTGTTTGTTCAATAAACTCTTTTGGAAACTTTGTTTTTAATTCCAATGCTATTTTATGCAGGCTCGTCACTTTCAGAAAAGGAGCGTATGTATCGAACCCATATAATTTTCTGTCTATAAGTTCCTGCATTGTAGCAGCAGTATTTATTCTTTCACCTTCTCTAATATATAATATACAAAAAGTTACCCCCCAAATAACATATATCGCTTTAAAATAATTATTGCTCTGAATCGTATTGATTAATCCTAAAACATAAAAAATAAGATTAACAAATAACATTATATGAAGTGCTCTTTTACTCAATGAGTACAATTTCCTCTGGGCAAACAAATATAAAAGAATTTCTTCGGTGTTTTGCTTTATATTAATATCATTACTACTATCCATATCCATCTAATCCTCGCTATATTCTGGAAATTCGCTTCCGAATATTTCAGCCCATTTTTTAATGGCTTTCTCATGATCTTTATCATCTATTTCTGCAGAAATCGCTTCTTTTGCTTTTTCATAATCACTTTCTGCTTTGTTTGAAATTTTCAGTTTTTCATCATATGTAAGTGTGTTTAAATCTCCTTGAATTTCTTTTGGATCATTAATGGAATACCAAATGTTATCTTTGATATAATATAAAACATCTCTAAATCTTAAATCAATATAATCACTTACACTATCTACGCTATCAAAATATTGTAGTAATAAACATTCTAATGCATAAGATGGCATCAATGGCATTGTAGGTCTTCTATTCCAATACTTTACCAATCTTATAGTCTCTAACATTAATCCATTATGTT
Protein-coding sequences here:
- a CDS encoding ATP-binding protein, which gives rise to LLILDELGYIPLHKAGAELLFQVISLCYEGKSIIITTNLSFSQWNHVFVDQILTEAVIDRLIHHSQLLIFNGESFRYKESLLKN
- a CDS encoding S-4TM family putative pore-forming effector; this encodes MDMDSSNDINIKQNTEEILLYLFAQRKLYSLSKRALHIMLFVNLIFYVLGLINTIQSNNYFKAIYVIWGVTFCILYIREGERINTAATMQELIDRKLYGFDTYAPFLKVTSLHKIALELKTKFPKEFIEQTSRNGQQKGVKDWYSDVSGVSIEKAIILCQIENSDWETQLRMKYQKLNILLLVILLSVYVVIFWNNSVENLIIKLYPILTIVVDRLSYIYKNYKNIKSSKDINDSLYQIYENIEEFTKEDILNKAKEIQHCIYERRKNFSPIPNLFYHLNREKYQSYSNQYILDLKEKLKK